DNA from Puniceicoccus vermicola:
CACGCCATGCCGCACTTTGGGCCAGTGTATTGATGGTCATCGGCACCATTGTTTGGTTCTTACCTCCAATGGTGGCGCGCTTCCTCTATGAAGACCAGATCATGGCCTTGGGCATCAAGGAACCAGCCACTGCAAGCTACGCGGTGATCGCCCAGGACCTCTTACCGACCGGTCTGATGGGTCTGATGTTCGCAGCCATGCTGGCCGCAACCATGAGCAGTATGGACACCGGACTGAACAGCGTCACTGGGATCATCGTCAAAAACGTGATCCCTCCCTTACGCAAACGCGTCGGACTAGCGGAAATGAGCCAACAAACCGGTCTCTATTTTTGCCGATTGGTGACACTCCTTCTCGGAATCACCATCATTGTCGTCAGCGTCGCCCTTGCCAAGCAAGAGGAGCTGGCACTCTTTGATATCTATCTGCTGATCTCTGCCGTGATTGGGCTCCCCTTAGGCATGCCCATTCTACTCGCTATGTGGATCAAGCGCTTACACTGGTGGTCTTTCTATATTATTCTAGTCTGCGCTTTGGCCCCTTCTGCATATTTCCTGTATGATACGAAGGTCAATGGGGCCAATTGGCCCATTCAGGATAGGCTCTGGTGGATCTACGGATTCAGTGCGCTGGGTTGCCTACTCTCACTCCCCCTCTGGCGCCTAGCCTCCAATGCCTATAAATCTCAGGTCGAACAGTTTTATAAAAAGATGTATACTCCGATTGATTACGCAGCCGAAATCGGAGAATCACAGGACACCATCCAGTATAAGATATTAGGGATAACTTCCATCGTCATGGGATCCGGCATTCTACTCTTCCTACTGGTCCCCAACACCATGAGCGCAAGGCTACAAATCGTCGCACTAAGCGGATTTGTGTTACTGATTGGAGGCCTGCTGCTTTGGCAACTTCGTGGCAAATCGAAGTAGACTCCTCCCCAAAACCTTTCACTCAAATATCATACAGCAATGCTATTCAATATCATGCACCGTGCGGCTCTTGGAGCCAAATACTCTATCTTTCGTGAGCAGCAAAAGTTATTACACGAACTCAAAATCAAGGGCACGGTTTTTGTCCATTATAAAGACCTCTTTGATCCGGAGTTGATTCG
Protein-coding regions in this window:
- a CDS encoding sodium:solute symporter family transporter — protein: MIVEYITLGAYLLILITVGALFSKLNRDVSDFARGGAQGTWWMVGTSMFMGGISAFTFTGNASAAFEAGPTFLVIYFANCIGLLLCFWIGPWFRQTRATTWADVIRERFDVSVEQFSAYISILIQPVGAATQLYALAIFGSTILNIPTVWLIIVLGAIVVFYSTTGGRWAVMATDFVQGTVLFALTLLVFYLALEKVGGVSAFFNHFNDPGVKDDFQFVKDAGQFEDNKFTIKWIFVVFFLQLQSYLNLGSAGRFLSVKDSQHARHAALWASVLMVIGTIVWFLPPMVARFLYEDQIMALGIKEPATASYAVIAQDLLPTGLMGLMFAAMLAATMSSMDTGLNSVTGIIVKNVIPPLRKRVGLAEMSQQTGLYFCRLVTLLLGITIIVVSVALAKQEELALFDIYLLISAVIGLPLGMPILLAMWIKRLHWWSFYIILVCALAPSAYFLYDTKVNGANWPIQDRLWWIYGFSALGCLLSLPLWRLASNAYKSQVEQFYKKMYTPIDYAAEIGESQDTIQYKILGITSIVMGSGILLFLLVPNTMSARLQIVALSGFVLLIGGLLLWQLRGKSK